In Acidimicrobiia bacterium, the sequence TCGTAGAGGCTCTGCGTGAAGCCCAGTCCCGTGCGGGCGATCCCGGCCAAGGACTCGGCCCAGCGCAACAGATCGATAGCCGAGATTTGGTGCTCGTCACTCATCGTGCCCGACCCTATCGAGCGTCAGGCGATGAGAGAGTCGGCGGTAAGCCGCGCCACGATGGTGGCCCGTAGGCGATCGAGCGCGAGTGGCTCGGTGAGCTTCGCCCCCTGCGCGTCCTGCACGTAGAAGACGTCAACGACGCGATCACCGAGCGTGGACACGAGCGCGGCGTTCACGTCGATCTCCAAGTCGGCGAACACCGCGGCGAGCCGGGCGAGCAGGCCCACGTCGTCGGGAGCGTGGACCTCGCACACCGTCGCGGCGCTCGAAGCATCGAGATCGAAGCTGACGCGTACTGCCTCGTCGCGGATCTGTTCTCGTCGGTATCGGCGGATGCGCTCATCGAGCCTGCGGCGCACCGGGAGCGTCCCCGCGATCGCCGCCGCCACATCGGCCTCGATCGCGTTTCGTCCCTCAGCATCCAGACGCCCGAAGGTGTCGACGCCTCGGTAGACCTCGAGCGCCATGCCTGACTCGTCGCCGTAGGCGGACGCGCCGCGGATGTCGAAGCCGTGCAGGGCGAGCACCGCAGTCACGGTCGCGAGGAGCCCGGTGCGGTCCGGCGCGACGACGGTGCACTCCACGAGGCCGTCGTCACGGTCGTCCCAGGTGACCGCGAGCTGCTTGCGCGCGAGCGCATCCCGGTGACTTTCGAGCGCGGCGATCCGCTCGTCGCTGAGGCCGGGACCGACCACACCGCGTTCGAGCAGCGCATCGGCCTCGAGGAAGAGCTGGCGCACCAACGCGGCCTTCCCGGTGCTCCACGCGGCCGGCCCGGTGGCACGCGAATCGCCCACGGTCAACGCGTAGAGCAGGTCGAGGCGCTCGGTGTCGCGCACGGCGCGACCGAAGCGCACGATCGTCTTCTCCTCGGCCAGGTCGCGCCGCGTCGCGGTGTCAGCCAGGAGCAAGTGGTTGCGCACGAGCCACTCGACGACATCGACGCCGTGCGGGTCGAGCCCCATGCGCTCGGTGATCTCACGGGCCGCCCGCGCACCCGTGACCGAGTGATCGTCGCCCGTGATCCCCTTCCCGATGTCGTGCAGCAGGGCACCGAGCAGCAACAGGTCGGGCCGGGAGCGCCGCGCCGCGTCACCGTCGAAGCCACGCTCCTCCATAAGGCCGGCACACTCCGCTACGCACTCGAGCAGGTGCCGGTCGACGGTGAACCGGTGGTACGCATTTCGCTGCGGACGTGCCTGCACGCACGACCACTCCGGAACGAGCGCGACGAGCGCACCCACCTGGTCGAGCGCCTCCACCACCGGGATCGCCGCGTGCCCAGTGCGGAAGAGCGCGATGAGCTCGGCGCGTGCGTCGTCGTCCCATGTCGTCGCATCGAGAGCGCGCAACCGTTCGAGTGAAGCTCGTTCGAGGGGCAGCATGAGACGAGCCGCGGTCGCCGCGAGACGCAGACACGTGGCCGGGGTGACGCTGGCGTCGGGCGACAGTCCGAGCACTCCTTCATGCGCCTCGATCCCGACCGCGAGCGCACGGTGTCGGAGCAGACGCCGTCGCGGTTTGCGCAGTCGACGCCACACCTCGCTGGTCACCCAGGTGACAGCACGGCTCGCGGCAGCCAGATCGCGTACGAGGGCGTCGGCGTCGGAGACCCCCAGAGCGCGGGCAACCGCGTCCTGCTCCTGGAGGCTCAGCACGTCGGACCGGCCGCTGGTGACGCGGTGCAGCTCGACGCGCGCGTCGAGGAGCCGCTCGCGGGCGGCATCGAGCATCGCGGGGTCACTGGACTGGAGGAAGCCGCCGCTGACCAGCGCATCCACTCCGCCGGGCTCACCGAGGGTCCACCCCGCCCACGTGAGCGCCTGGAGGTCGCGCAAGCCGCCGGCACCTTCCTTGAGGTTGGGCTCGAGCATCTCCGCGATCGGTCCAGGGCGATCGTGGCGCGCCTCCGCGGCATCGGCGAGCTTCGCGATCACCGACGTACATCGCTTGCGAGCCAGCTCTCGGGCGCGTTGCACGACCTCGCGGGCGAGGTCGTGGTCGCCGTGAACGATGCGGAGGTCGAGCAGGCCAGTCAGCGTGTCGACATCGTCGCGAGCGAGTACGAGCGCCTCTTTCGGCGTGCGCAGCGCGTGCCCGAGCACGAACCCCGCGTCCCACAGCGGGTACCACAGCGCTTCGGCCGCCGCGGCTGCGAGCCTGCCGCGCGCGGTGCCGTCGTGAACGAGCATGAGGTCGACGTCGGAGCCTGGACACAGCTCGCGTCGCGCGTACGAGCCGAGAGCAACGACAGCCCAGCGGCCGGGAAGATCGACGTCCGTTGCCGCCCCACGACAGGCCTCGTCGATGGATTCGGCCAGCGAGCGCCCGAACGCGCTGCCGCGCAGACCCGGGTCAGCTACGGCCCGGGTCTGCGCGTCACGCAGCGCAACGCTCCTCTTCCCGCTCATGGCACCGGCATGATGGCTCGCTTGCTGCGAGCCGGGGTACCCGGCCCGCGGGCGCACGCTCGCGGGGCCGGGAAGCCCGCCACACAACTAGAGCGCGTCGCTTCCCGCTTCTCCTGTGCGGATGCGCACGACCGATTCGACCGGCACGACCCACACCTTGCCATCACCGATCTTGCCGGTGCGGGCCGTTTCGACGAGCTTGTCGGTGACGCGCTGGACGTCGCCGTCGTCGACCAGGATCTCGATCCGTACCTTGGGGACGAAGTCGATGGTGTACTCGGCGCCGCGGTACACCTCCGTGTGACCACGTTGGCGTCCGAAGCCCTGGACGTCGGACACGGTGATGCCCTGGACCCCGAGGTCCTTGAGCGCGTCCTTCACGTCGTCGAGCTTGAACGGCTTGATGATGCCGACAATGAGCTTCATGTGATCGATTCTCCCGTTCAGACTCGGTCGAGGGCGTAGCCGGTCTCGGAGTGCTGCGTGAGGTCGAG encodes:
- a CDS encoding P-II family nitrogen regulator, whose product is MKLIVGIIKPFKLDDVKDALKDLGVQGITVSDVQGFGRQRGHTEVYRGAEYTIDFVPKVRIEILVDDGDVQRVTDKLVETARTGKIGDGKVWVVPVESVVRIRTGEAGSDAL
- a CDS encoding ACT domain-containing protein; the encoded protein is MSGKRSVALRDAQTRAVADPGLRGSAFGRSLAESIDEACRGAATDVDLPGRWAVVALGSYARRELCPGSDVDLMLVHDGTARGRLAAAAAEALWYPLWDAGFVLGHALRTPKEALVLARDDVDTLTGLLDLRIVHGDHDLAREVVQRARELARKRCTSVIAKLADAAEARHDRPGPIAEMLEPNLKEGAGGLRDLQALTWAGWTLGEPGGVDALVSGGFLQSSDPAMLDAARERLLDARVELHRVTSGRSDVLSLQEQDAVARALGVSDADALVRDLAAASRAVTWVTSEVWRRLRKPRRRLLRHRALAVGIEAHEGVLGLSPDASVTPATCLRLAATAARLMLPLERASLERLRALDATTWDDDARAELIALFRTGHAAIPVVEALDQVGALVALVPEWSCVQARPQRNAYHRFTVDRHLLECVAECAGLMEERGFDGDAARRSRPDLLLLGALLHDIGKGITGDDHSVTGARAAREITERMGLDPHGVDVVEWLVRNHLLLADTATRRDLAEEKTIVRFGRAVRDTERLDLLYALTVGDSRATGPAAWSTGKAALVRQLFLEADALLERGVVGPGLSDERIAALESHRDALARKQLAVTWDDRDDGLVECTVVAPDRTGLLATVTAVLALHGFDIRGASAYGDESGMALEVYRGVDTFGRLDAEGRNAIEADVAAAIAGTLPVRRRLDERIRRYRREQIRDEAVRVSFDLDASSAATVCEVHAPDDVGLLARLAAVFADLEIDVNAALVSTLGDRVVDVFYVQDAQGAKLTEPLALDRLRATIVARLTADSLIA